A single window of Syntrophorhabdaceae bacterium DNA harbors:
- the ruvX gene encoding Holliday junction resolvase RuvX: MRILCLDVGEKKIGISLSDPTFSIAQGLKVYRRATTENDIGELKELVKEYEVGEIVVGLPKDLSGALGKKAREVMNFAEEIRKDIPVDVTYWDERFTTNEAHRIFDMAEVSHKKRRPFLDVMASQIILQGYLDARKR; this comes from the coding sequence ATGCGTATACTCTGTCTTGATGTAGGGGAGAAGAAGATAGGTATATCCCTATCCGACCCCACCTTCAGTATAGCCCAGGGGTTGAAGGTTTATAGGCGCGCTACCACCGAGAACGACATAGGGGAGCTTAAGGAACTTGTGAAGGAGTATGAGGTGGGCGAAATCGTGGTCGGTCTTCCCAAGGACCTAAGTGGCGCGCTCGGCAAGAAGGCCCGCGAAGTCATGAATTTTGCGGAAGAAATCAGGAAGGATATCCCCGTGGACGTGACCTATTGGGACGAACGGTTCACCACCAACGAGGCCCACAGAATATTTGATATGGCAGAAGTCAGCCACAAGAAAAGACGGCCATTCCTCGACGTGATGGCTTCTCAGATCATACTTCAAGGATACCTTGATGCCCGCAAGAGGTGA